In Gopherus flavomarginatus isolate rGopFla2 chromosome 1, rGopFla2.mat.asm, whole genome shotgun sequence, a single genomic region encodes these proteins:
- the GPALPP1 gene encoding GPALPP motifs-containing protein 1 isoform X2, with protein sequence MARELMGPALPPGFASCAEADPDEDFSQGPVLPPGYKKSSEMHDSDEGSKSPSLLREANRDSEEEQDSDPVPKKQKRAQEDDDDDGFFGPALPPGFKKQEDSPERPVIGPALPPGFRKPTQYTEDNSCSIGSSISSEFHTQATDSEEDDAVIGPMPAKGPVESSVTRDFERRAQRMKEKLTTSDDDGSKQVSRESWMTELPPELKGFGLGPRTFKRRTDEKSGDKSIWTDTPADRERKAQEMQEAKKSASKGDEEIVLSARDKRLAEQLSSYNDSKRSESLMDMHHKKLKSKATEDKKPQERRPFDRDQDLQVNRFDEVQKKALIKKSRELNTRFSHSKGNMFL encoded by the exons ATGGCCCGAGAGCTGATGGGGCCGGCGCTGCCCCCGGGGTTTGCCAGCTGCGCCGAGGCGGACCCAGATGAGGACTTCAGCCAGG GTCCAGTATTGCCTCCTGGCTACAAAAAAAGCTCAGAAATGCATGACAGTGATGAAGGCTCCAAGTCTCCTTCTCTGCTCAGAGAAGCAAATAGAGATTCTGAAGAGGAGCAGGACTCTGATCCAGTACCCAA AAAACAGAAAAGAGCTCAGGAAGATGACGATGATGATGGCTTTTTTGGACCTGCTCTTCCTCCTGGATTTAAAAAGCAAGAAGATTCTCCAGAGAG GCCTGTTATAGGTCCTGCTTTACCCCCTGGTTTTAGGAAACCTACACAGTATACTGAAGATAACAGCTGTTCCATAGGATCTTCTATTTCTTCAGAATTCCATACCCAG gCAACAGATAGTGAGGAAGACGACGCGGTCATAGGTCCAATGCCTGCAAAAGGACCAGTAGAATCCAGTGTAACTAGAGACTTTGAACGCAGAGCTCAGCGAATGAAAGAAAAACTTACTACTTCAGATGAT gatGGGTCCAAGCAAGTTTCAAGGGAGTCTTGGATGACTGAGCTTCCACCAGAATTGAAAGGCTTTGGATTGGGCCCAAGAACTTTCAAGAGAAGAACAGATGAGAAATCAGGAGATAAGTCAATTTGGACAGATACTCCAGCTGACAGAGAGAGGAAAGCCCAA GAAATGCAAGAAGCAAAGAAGTCAGCCAGTAAAGGTGATGAAGAAATTGTATTATCTGCAAGAGACAAGAGACTGGCTGAGCAGCTGTCTTCATACAAT GACTCAAAAAGATCAGAATCTCTCATGGATATGCATCATAAAAAATTAAAGAGCAAAGCAACTGAAGATAAGAAACCCCAAGAGAGAAGGCCATTTGACCGAGACCAGGACCTCCAAGTCAATCGATTTGATGAAGTTCAAAAGAAAGCCCTAATAAAGAAATCCAGAGAGTTAAACACCAGGTTTTCACATAGCAAAGGCAATATGTTTTTATAA
- the GPALPP1 gene encoding GPALPP motifs-containing protein 1 isoform X1: MARELMGPALPPGFASCAEADPDEDFSQVAGPVLPPGYKKSSEMHDSDEGSKSPSLLREANRDSEEEQDSDPVPKKQKRAQEDDDDDGFFGPALPPGFKKQEDSPERPVIGPALPPGFRKPTQYTEDNSCSIGSSISSEFHTQATDSEEDDAVIGPMPAKGPVESSVTRDFERRAQRMKEKLTTSDDDGSKQVSRESWMTELPPELKGFGLGPRTFKRRTDEKSGDKSIWTDTPADRERKAQEMQEAKKSASKGDEEIVLSARDKRLAEQLSSYNDSKRSESLMDMHHKKLKSKATEDKKPQERRPFDRDQDLQVNRFDEVQKKALIKKSRELNTRFSHSKGNMFL; the protein is encoded by the exons ATGGCCCGAGAGCTGATGGGGCCGGCGCTGCCCCCGGGGTTTGCCAGCTGCGCCGAGGCGGACCCAGATGAGGACTTCAGCCAGG TTGCAGGTCCAGTATTGCCTCCTGGCTACAAAAAAAGCTCAGAAATGCATGACAGTGATGAAGGCTCCAAGTCTCCTTCTCTGCTCAGAGAAGCAAATAGAGATTCTGAAGAGGAGCAGGACTCTGATCCAGTACCCAA AAAACAGAAAAGAGCTCAGGAAGATGACGATGATGATGGCTTTTTTGGACCTGCTCTTCCTCCTGGATTTAAAAAGCAAGAAGATTCTCCAGAGAG GCCTGTTATAGGTCCTGCTTTACCCCCTGGTTTTAGGAAACCTACACAGTATACTGAAGATAACAGCTGTTCCATAGGATCTTCTATTTCTTCAGAATTCCATACCCAG gCAACAGATAGTGAGGAAGACGACGCGGTCATAGGTCCAATGCCTGCAAAAGGACCAGTAGAATCCAGTGTAACTAGAGACTTTGAACGCAGAGCTCAGCGAATGAAAGAAAAACTTACTACTTCAGATGAT gatGGGTCCAAGCAAGTTTCAAGGGAGTCTTGGATGACTGAGCTTCCACCAGAATTGAAAGGCTTTGGATTGGGCCCAAGAACTTTCAAGAGAAGAACAGATGAGAAATCAGGAGATAAGTCAATTTGGACAGATACTCCAGCTGACAGAGAGAGGAAAGCCCAA GAAATGCAAGAAGCAAAGAAGTCAGCCAGTAAAGGTGATGAAGAAATTGTATTATCTGCAAGAGACAAGAGACTGGCTGAGCAGCTGTCTTCATACAAT GACTCAAAAAGATCAGAATCTCTCATGGATATGCATCATAAAAAATTAAAGAGCAAAGCAACTGAAGATAAGAAACCCCAAGAGAGAAGGCCATTTGACCGAGACCAGGACCTCCAAGTCAATCGATTTGATGAAGTTCAAAAGAAAGCCCTAATAAAGAAATCCAGAGAGTTAAACACCAGGTTTTCACATAGCAAAGGCAATATGTTTTTATAA
- the GPALPP1 gene encoding GPALPP motifs-containing protein 1 isoform X3, with amino-acid sequence MALLSLRPRQALIEVAGPVLPPGYKKSSEMHDSDEGSKSPSLLREANRDSEEEQDSDPVPKKQKRAQEDDDDDGFFGPALPPGFKKQEDSPERPVIGPALPPGFRKPTQYTEDNSCSIGSSISSEFHTQATDSEEDDAVIGPMPAKGPVESSVTRDFERRAQRMKEKLTTSDDDGSKQVSRESWMTELPPELKGFGLGPRTFKRRTDEKSGDKSIWTDTPADRERKAQEMQEAKKSASKGDEEIVLSARDKRLAEQLSSYNDSKRSESLMDMHHKKLKSKATEDKKPQERRPFDRDQDLQVNRFDEVQKKALIKKSRELNTRFSHSKGNMFL; translated from the exons ATGGCCCTGCTGTCATTAAGGCCGAGACAAGCTCTAATTGAAG TTGCAGGTCCAGTATTGCCTCCTGGCTACAAAAAAAGCTCAGAAATGCATGACAGTGATGAAGGCTCCAAGTCTCCTTCTCTGCTCAGAGAAGCAAATAGAGATTCTGAAGAGGAGCAGGACTCTGATCCAGTACCCAA AAAACAGAAAAGAGCTCAGGAAGATGACGATGATGATGGCTTTTTTGGACCTGCTCTTCCTCCTGGATTTAAAAAGCAAGAAGATTCTCCAGAGAG GCCTGTTATAGGTCCTGCTTTACCCCCTGGTTTTAGGAAACCTACACAGTATACTGAAGATAACAGCTGTTCCATAGGATCTTCTATTTCTTCAGAATTCCATACCCAG gCAACAGATAGTGAGGAAGACGACGCGGTCATAGGTCCAATGCCTGCAAAAGGACCAGTAGAATCCAGTGTAACTAGAGACTTTGAACGCAGAGCTCAGCGAATGAAAGAAAAACTTACTACTTCAGATGAT gatGGGTCCAAGCAAGTTTCAAGGGAGTCTTGGATGACTGAGCTTCCACCAGAATTGAAAGGCTTTGGATTGGGCCCAAGAACTTTCAAGAGAAGAACAGATGAGAAATCAGGAGATAAGTCAATTTGGACAGATACTCCAGCTGACAGAGAGAGGAAAGCCCAA GAAATGCAAGAAGCAAAGAAGTCAGCCAGTAAAGGTGATGAAGAAATTGTATTATCTGCAAGAGACAAGAGACTGGCTGAGCAGCTGTCTTCATACAAT GACTCAAAAAGATCAGAATCTCTCATGGATATGCATCATAAAAAATTAAAGAGCAAAGCAACTGAAGATAAGAAACCCCAAGAGAGAAGGCCATTTGACCGAGACCAGGACCTCCAAGTCAATCGATTTGATGAAGTTCAAAAGAAAGCCCTAATAAAGAAATCCAGAGAGTTAAACACCAGGTTTTCACATAGCAAAGGCAATATGTTTTTATAA